From the genome of Bradyrhizobium elkanii USDA 76, one region includes:
- a CDS encoding serine hydrolase domain-containing protein — protein sequence MEDLKVTATGYDFAPARAAMQRYIDNDLLSGISWTVLVGRDIADTGCVGWADKEAQIPLRTDHIFRVFSNTKLITSCAALLLVEEGRFRLDDPIETFIPQLRNRKVLRPGATSIDDTEPAQRSITVRHLLSHSAGLSYGLFDPGTPIFKAYNERKILNPMTTLADMVDGLSDLPLVFHPGSSWEYSVAIDVVARLVEVVSSQPFDKFVKARILEPLGMVDTGFHVPEKDHNRLVAYYAGADLMDPMKPGLTRTDNAPYPGAYLRPVPRFNGGGGLVSTLHDMVALIRSLLPGGPTLLKPETIAQAMTNQLTPGQWIRFAMMGEQPGKTYGLTGGLILNPSSIDHPDAAGELYWGGVAGTQWWISPKTGIAGVMMAQRQMAFVHPFSFEFKRMAYDAVKRGR from the coding sequence ATGGAAGATCTGAAAGTGACGGCCACCGGCTATGATTTCGCGCCGGCGCGTGCGGCCATGCAGCGCTATATCGACAATGATCTCCTGTCCGGCATCTCCTGGACGGTTCTGGTCGGGCGCGACATCGCTGACACGGGCTGCGTCGGATGGGCCGACAAGGAAGCGCAGATTCCGCTGCGGACCGATCACATCTTCCGCGTCTTCTCCAACACCAAGCTGATCACCTCCTGCGCGGCGCTGCTGCTGGTCGAGGAAGGCCGCTTCCGGCTCGATGATCCGATCGAGACCTTCATCCCGCAGCTCAGAAACCGGAAGGTGCTGCGGCCGGGTGCGACGTCGATCGACGACACCGAGCCGGCGCAGCGGTCGATCACCGTTCGCCATCTGCTGAGCCACTCGGCCGGCCTCAGCTACGGCCTGTTCGATCCGGGCACACCGATCTTCAAGGCCTACAACGAGCGCAAGATCCTCAATCCGATGACGACGCTCGCCGACATGGTCGACGGTCTGTCCGATCTGCCGCTGGTGTTCCATCCCGGCTCGTCATGGGAATATTCCGTTGCCATCGACGTGGTCGCACGGCTGGTCGAGGTGGTGAGCAGCCAGCCGTTCGACAAGTTCGTCAAGGCGCGCATCCTCGAACCGCTGGGCATGGTCGACACCGGCTTCCATGTTCCGGAGAAGGACCACAACCGGCTCGTCGCCTACTACGCCGGCGCCGACCTGATGGATCCGATGAAGCCCGGGCTGACGCGCACCGACAACGCGCCCTATCCTGGCGCCTATCTGCGCCCGGTGCCGCGCTTCAACGGCGGCGGCGGCCTCGTCTCGACGCTGCATGACATGGTCGCGCTGATCCGCAGCCTGCTGCCCGGCGGGCCGACGCTGCTGAAGCCGGAGACGATCGCGCAGGCGATGACCAACCAGCTCACACCGGGCCAATGGATCCGCTTCGCGATGATGGGCGAGCAGCCCGGCAAGACCTATGGTCTTACCGGCGGACTGATCCTCAACCCCTCCTCGATCGATCATCCTGACGCCGCCGGCGAGCTCTATTGGGGCGGCGTCGCAGGCACGCAGTGGTGGATTTCGCCCAAAACGGGCATCGCCGGCGTGATGATGGCGCAGCGCCAGATGGCGTTCGTCCATCCGTTCTCGTTCGAGTTCAAGCGGATGGCCTATGACGCGGTGAAGCGCGGCCGCTAA
- a CDS encoding TetR/AcrR family transcriptional regulator, with protein sequence MASPPPKQTMKERILETADRLFYLQGIRAIGVDTIAAEIGISKRTLYNHFPSKDALIEAYLQRRFVQPRPSDKPPAEQILATFDSLERRFSAKDFRGCPFVNAVAELGPEDEDRTVRNIAIAFKESRRLWFRNLLRQLGVADAEGLATQLTLLVDGSIAQDLVRDDPAMARAAREAARVLLANAGIKVGSPAPAGKKRAG encoded by the coding sequence ATGGCTTCCCCGCCTCCCAAACAGACCATGAAGGAGCGGATCCTCGAGACCGCCGACAGACTGTTCTACCTGCAAGGCATTCGCGCCATCGGCGTCGACACCATCGCGGCCGAGATCGGCATCAGCAAGCGCACGCTCTACAACCACTTCCCGTCGAAGGACGCGCTGATCGAGGCCTATCTGCAGCGCCGCTTCGTGCAGCCCCGCCCCTCCGACAAGCCGCCGGCCGAGCAGATCCTTGCAACTTTCGATTCGCTGGAGCGACGGTTCTCGGCGAAGGATTTTCGCGGCTGCCCGTTCGTGAACGCGGTCGCCGAGCTCGGCCCGGAGGACGAGGACCGCACGGTCCGAAACATCGCAATCGCCTTCAAGGAAAGCCGCCGCCTCTGGTTTCGCAATCTGCTGCGGCAGCTCGGCGTCGCCGATGCCGAGGGACTCGCGACCCAGCTCACGCTTCTGGTCGACGGCTCGATCGCGCAGGATCTGGTGCGCGACGATCCGGCGATGGCGCGCGCGGCCAGGGAAGCCGCGCGGGTGTTGCTGGCAAATGCGGGCATCAAGGTCGGCAGCCCCGCCCCCGCGGGCAAGAAACGCGCCGGATAA
- a CDS encoding MFS transporter has product MPLLQVLRPTLPILIGASIMLTLSMGLRQSLGIFMQPLTHDIGISISHFTLALAVQNLAWGFLQPVAGAMTVRYGFRPIMVVGALAYIAGLVLMTTAHGLVAIMIGAGVLIGLSLACTANAIAMSVSARAVPETVRSTVLGMVSAAGSLGALLSAPIGQMLNEGFGWRVGLAGFVILSIFMIPAALYAGRVDKIPLPKPAADDIGNATAATAAKTAFGNAAFVVMTCAYMVCGMQLVFLTTHLPSYLAICGLDPMLSAQTLGMIGGFNVLGSLFFGWAGQRWNKLALLGAIYILRSLALAWYFMLPATPGSTLLFGAIMGFLWMGVGPLVAGAVAEMFGLRWQAMIQGLAFMSHQVGSFLGAYGGGLIYDSLGSYTMAWRIGVALGLAGGIIQVAFALIRPAQPPLLKTA; this is encoded by the coding sequence ATGCCCCTGTTGCAGGTCCTGCGTCCCACGCTTCCCATCCTGATCGGCGCCTCCATCATGCTCACGCTGAGCATGGGGCTGCGGCAGAGCCTCGGCATCTTCATGCAGCCGTTGACGCACGACATCGGCATCTCGATATCCCACTTCACGCTGGCGCTCGCGGTGCAGAACCTTGCCTGGGGTTTTCTGCAGCCGGTCGCCGGCGCGATGACGGTGCGTTACGGCTTCCGCCCGATCATGGTGGTCGGCGCGCTGGCCTACATCGCGGGCCTCGTCTTGATGACGACGGCGCATGGGCTTGTTGCCATCATGATCGGCGCCGGTGTGCTGATCGGCCTTTCGCTCGCATGCACGGCGAATGCGATCGCAATGTCGGTCTCGGCGCGCGCGGTGCCGGAGACGGTACGCTCGACCGTGCTCGGCATGGTCTCCGCCGCCGGCTCGCTCGGCGCGCTGCTGTCGGCGCCGATCGGACAGATGCTCAATGAGGGTTTCGGCTGGCGCGTCGGACTTGCCGGTTTTGTCATTCTCTCGATCTTCATGATCCCGGCCGCGTTGTACGCCGGGCGCGTCGACAAGATTCCGCTGCCGAAGCCCGCGGCCGACGATATCGGCAACGCCACCGCGGCGACGGCGGCGAAGACCGCGTTCGGCAACGCAGCCTTCGTGGTGATGACCTGCGCCTACATGGTCTGCGGCATGCAACTCGTCTTCCTCACCACGCATCTGCCGTCGTATCTGGCGATCTGCGGACTCGATCCGATGCTGAGCGCGCAGACGCTCGGCATGATCGGCGGCTTCAACGTGTTGGGCTCGCTGTTCTTTGGCTGGGCCGGCCAGCGCTGGAACAAGCTGGCGCTGCTCGGCGCGATCTACATCCTGCGGTCGCTGGCGCTCGCCTGGTACTTCATGCTGCCGGCAACGCCCGGCTCGACGCTGCTGTTCGGCGCCATCATGGGCTTCCTCTGGATGGGCGTCGGTCCGCTGGTCGCGGGCGCGGTGGCCGAGATGTTCGGCTTGCGCTGGCAGGCGATGATCCAGGGCCTTGCCTTCATGAGCCACCAGGTCGGCAGCTTCCTCGGCGCCTACGGAGGAGGACTGATCTACGACTCGCTCGGCTCCTACACCATGGCCTGGCGCATCGGCGTCGCGCTGGGCCTCGCCGGCGGCATCATCCAGGTCGCCTTCGCCCTGATCCGGCCGGCGCAACCGCCATTGCTCAAGACCGCTTAG
- a CDS encoding ammonium transporter, giving the protein MMESATYTRQKLVRIVVALLGVAFLCLLFSDPALAEDAAAPPACGGKILEKCTPNSGDTAWMLTSVALVLMMTVPGLGLFYGGMVRKKNVGDTVMTSFAVTCLVTILFAVLTYSLAFRAGTPFIGGLDRLFLKDILSDIGKGGIGNPNPLAATIPEAVYICFQMTFAIITPALIAGAFAERMKFSAMLWFIGLWAIFVYAPIAHWVWGPDGIFSAGNDAAYVKVLDFAGGTVVHINAGVAGLMCAIMLGKRVETGPAHNMVLTFIGASLLWVGWFGFNAGSAVTAGMQAGMAMLVTQIATAVAGFTWMLVEWALKGKPTVVGICSGAVAGLVAITPASGFVGPVGAFAIGIAAGVCCYWGCTGLKRLFSYDDALDCFGVHALGGIVGALLTGVFAVEQYGGTAGVLEGNAGQFVNQCIGVATVFVYDAVVSLIILFVINLFVGLRVTQDIEREGLDLALHGEVVQ; this is encoded by the coding sequence ATGATGGAGTCTGCGACATACACGCGCCAGAAGCTCGTGAGAATCGTGGTTGCCCTGCTGGGAGTGGCGTTCCTTTGCCTGCTGTTCAGCGATCCTGCGCTGGCCGAGGATGCGGCGGCGCCGCCCGCCTGCGGCGGCAAGATCCTTGAGAAGTGCACGCCGAATTCCGGCGACACCGCCTGGATGCTCACGTCAGTCGCGCTCGTCCTGATGATGACGGTCCCGGGGCTCGGCCTGTTCTATGGCGGCATGGTGCGCAAGAAGAACGTCGGCGATACCGTGATGACCAGCTTCGCCGTCACCTGCCTGGTCACGATCCTGTTCGCCGTCCTGACCTACAGCCTGGCGTTTCGTGCCGGCACGCCGTTTATCGGCGGTCTGGATCGGCTGTTCCTCAAGGACATCCTGAGCGACATCGGCAAGGGTGGCATCGGCAATCCCAATCCGCTCGCCGCGACCATCCCTGAGGCCGTCTACATCTGCTTCCAGATGACGTTCGCCATTATCACGCCGGCGCTGATCGCCGGCGCGTTTGCCGAGCGGATGAAATTCTCGGCGATGCTCTGGTTCATCGGGCTGTGGGCGATCTTCGTCTATGCGCCGATCGCGCACTGGGTCTGGGGACCCGACGGCATCTTCTCGGCGGGCAACGACGCTGCCTATGTCAAGGTTCTCGATTTCGCCGGCGGCACCGTGGTGCACATCAATGCCGGCGTCGCCGGACTGATGTGCGCGATCATGCTCGGCAAGCGCGTCGAGACGGGGCCGGCGCACAATATGGTGCTGACCTTCATCGGCGCCTCGCTGCTGTGGGTCGGCTGGTTCGGCTTCAACGCCGGCTCCGCCGTCACGGCCGGAATGCAGGCGGGCATGGCCATGCTGGTGACCCAGATCGCGACCGCGGTGGCGGGCTTCACGTGGATGCTGGTGGAGTGGGCGCTGAAGGGCAAGCCGACCGTCGTCGGCATCTGCTCGGGTGCCGTCGCCGGCCTCGTCGCGATCACGCCGGCCTCCGGCTTCGTCGGCCCGGTCGGCGCTTTCGCCATCGGCATCGCCGCCGGCGTCTGCTGCTACTGGGGATGCACCGGCCTGAAGCGTTTGTTCAGCTACGATGACGCGCTGGACTGCTTCGGCGTCCATGCCCTCGGCGGCATCGTCGGGGCGCTGCTGACCGGGGTTTTCGCGGTCGAGCAGTATGGTGGGACCGCCGGCGTTCTGGAGGGAAATGCCGGGCAGTTCGTCAATCAATGCATCGGCGTCGCGACGGTCTTCGTGTATGATGCCGTCGTGAGTCTGATCATCCTGTTCGTGATCAATCTCTTCGTCGGGCTTCGCGTGACGCAGGACATCGAGCGCGAGGGGTTGGATCTGGCACTGCACGGCGAGGTCGTGCAGTAG
- the rpmG gene encoding 50S ribosomal protein L33, translating into MAKAVTIKVKLVSTADTGFYYVAKKNSRTMTDKLVKKKYDPVARKHVEFKEAKIK; encoded by the coding sequence ATGGCCAAGGCGGTCACCATCAAGGTCAAGCTCGTGTCGACGGCCGATACCGGCTTCTATTACGTCGCCAAGAAGAATTCGCGCACCATGACCGACAAGCTGGTCAAGAAGAAGTATGACCCGGTCGCGCGCAAGCACGTCGAGTTCAAGGAAGCCAAGATCAAGTAA
- a CDS encoding LLM class flavin-dependent oxidoreductase, which translates to MAKRQLKLGAFMRPISIHTGAWRYPGAWPDANFNFDHIKTLIRKLEAGKFDAFFMADHLAVLNMPINALKRSHTVTSFEPFTLLSALSAVTENIGLIATGSTTFDEPYHVARRFASLDHISGGRAGWNIVTTSNPDAALNFGLDDHMEHAERYKRAREFYDVVTGLWDSFADDAFVRDVESGLFVDPDKMHVLNHKGKYLSVRGPLNIARPVQGWPVIVQAGASDDGRQLAAETAEAVFTGGGNLADGQKLYADIKGRMEKIGRDPEHLKILPGAFVVVGDSVEEAKEKRALLDSRVHYDSAIASLSVILGTDASGFDPDGQLPPIPETNASKSGRQRLVDVAARDKLTVRQLAQRVGGYGGLAFVGTPQTIADQMEEWLTGRGSDGFNIMFPYLPQGLFDFVDKVVPELQRRGIFRTEYEGRTLRENLGLPRPKNQFFEG; encoded by the coding sequence ATGGCGAAGCGTCAACTCAAGCTCGGCGCGTTCATGCGGCCGATCAGCATCCACACCGGCGCCTGGCGCTATCCCGGGGCGTGGCCCGACGCCAATTTCAACTTCGACCACATCAAGACGCTGATCCGCAAGCTCGAGGCGGGCAAGTTCGACGCCTTCTTCATGGCCGACCACCTGGCCGTGCTGAACATGCCGATCAATGCGCTGAAGCGCAGCCATACCGTGACCTCGTTCGAGCCGTTCACCCTGCTCTCTGCGCTGTCCGCCGTCACCGAGAATATCGGACTGATCGCGACCGGTTCGACCACCTTCGACGAGCCCTATCACGTCGCGCGGCGCTTCGCCTCGCTCGACCACATCTCGGGCGGCCGCGCCGGCTGGAATATCGTCACCACGTCCAATCCGGACGCGGCGCTGAATTTCGGCCTCGACGATCACATGGAGCACGCCGAGCGCTACAAGCGCGCCCGCGAGTTCTACGACGTCGTCACCGGCCTGTGGGATTCCTTCGCCGACGATGCGTTCGTGCGTGACGTCGAGTCCGGGCTGTTCGTCGATCCCGACAAGATGCATGTGCTCAATCACAAGGGCAAATATCTCTCGGTCCGCGGCCCGCTGAACATCGCCCGCCCCGTGCAGGGCTGGCCGGTGATCGTGCAGGCCGGCGCGTCCGATGACGGCAGGCAGCTTGCGGCCGAGACAGCGGAAGCCGTGTTCACCGGCGGCGGCAACCTTGCCGACGGACAGAAACTCTACGCCGACATCAAGGGCCGCATGGAGAAGATCGGCCGCGATCCCGAGCATCTGAAGATCCTGCCCGGTGCCTTCGTCGTGGTCGGCGACAGCGTCGAGGAAGCAAAAGAGAAGCGCGCGCTGCTCGACAGCCGCGTGCATTACGACAGCGCGATCGCCTCGCTGTCGGTGATCCTCGGCACCGATGCGTCCGGCTTCGATCCCGACGGACAGTTGCCGCCGATCCCGGAAACCAATGCAAGCAAGAGCGGCCGCCAGCGCCTCGTCGATGTCGCGGCGCGCGACAAGCTCACCGTGCGCCAGCTCGCCCAGCGCGTCGGCGGCTATGGCGGGCTCGCCTTCGTCGGCACGCCGCAGACCATCGCCGACCAGATGGAGGAATGGCTGACCGGCCGGGGCAGCGACGGCTTCAACATCATGTTTCCCTATCTGCCGCAGGGTTTGTTCGACTTCGTCGACAAGGTGGTCCCGGAACTGCAAAGGCGCGGGATTTTCCGCACAGAGTACGAGGGGCGGACCTTGCGCGAGAATTTGGGCCTGCCGCGGCCGAAAAATCAGTTCTTCGAGGGGTAA
- a CDS encoding NUDIX hydrolase, which yields MTEAAAPAAVVHQGEKEADHHAYFRPKDAATLILIDRSGAKPKVLVGKRHDKVVFMPGKFVFPGGRVDKADNRVPVAAPITPELEANLLKGSPKITTGRARALANAAIREACEETGLCLGRKVEKSHKLEGPWAPFADAGLLPDPSGLFLIARAITPPGRVRRFDTRFFTADASTIAHRVEGVVHADAELVELVWVEIGSEPLADAHAMTKNVLAELDRRLATGPLRHDAPVPFFHFYGGKMQKDVLGA from the coding sequence ATGACTGAAGCTGCCGCACCCGCCGCTGTCGTGCACCAAGGCGAAAAAGAAGCCGATCATCATGCGTATTTCCGGCCGAAGGATGCCGCGACGCTGATCCTGATCGATCGCTCCGGCGCCAAGCCGAAGGTGCTGGTCGGCAAGCGCCACGACAAGGTCGTGTTCATGCCCGGCAAATTCGTTTTCCCCGGCGGCCGCGTCGACAAGGCCGACAACCGCGTGCCGGTTGCAGCGCCGATCACGCCGGAGCTCGAAGCCAATCTGTTGAAAGGCAGCCCGAAGATCACGACCGGCCGCGCGCGCGCGCTTGCCAACGCCGCGATCCGCGAGGCCTGCGAAGAGACCGGGCTCTGCCTCGGCCGCAAGGTCGAGAAATCGCACAAGCTCGAGGGCCCGTGGGCGCCGTTCGCCGACGCAGGTCTGTTGCCCGATCCGTCCGGCCTGTTCCTGATCGCGCGCGCGATCACCCCGCCCGGCCGCGTCCGCCGCTTCGACACGCGCTTCTTCACCGCCGACGCTTCGACCATCGCGCATCGTGTCGAGGGCGTGGTGCATGCCGATGCCGAACTGGTGGAGCTCGTGTGGGTCGAGATCGGCTCCGAGCCGCTCGCCGACGCGCATGCCATGACCAAGAACGTGCTCGCCGAGCTCGACCGCCGTCTCGCCACCGGCCCGCTCCGCCACGACGCGCCGGTGCCGTTCTTCCATTTCTACGGCGGCAAGATGCAGAAGGACGTGCTGGGGGCGTAA
- a CDS encoding DUF983 domain-containing protein: MEVTPPTVVWTREAAEPEKRDVWSAMKRGFRCRCPRCGKGRLFRKFLKCDGHCPVCDLDFTPHRADDLPAYLVIVIVGHIVVPMALWIETNYSPPVWLQLAIYLPFTLFASLALLQPVKGAVIGLQWALRMHGFDENPPSDIPPV; this comes from the coding sequence ATGGAAGTGACACCGCCGACAGTGGTCTGGACTCGCGAGGCGGCCGAGCCCGAGAAGCGCGACGTGTGGAGCGCGATGAAGCGCGGGTTCCGCTGCCGCTGTCCGCGCTGCGGAAAAGGCAGACTGTTCCGCAAGTTTCTCAAATGCGACGGCCATTGCCCGGTCTGCGACCTCGACTTCACGCCGCATCGCGCCGACGATCTGCCTGCCTATCTCGTCATCGTTATCGTCGGCCATATCGTGGTACCGATGGCGCTGTGGATCGAGACTAACTATTCGCCGCCGGTGTGGCTGCAGCTTGCGATCTATCTGCCGTTCACGCTGTTCGCATCGCTGGCGCTATTGCAGCCGGTGAAGGGAGCCGTGATCGGCTTGCAATGGGCCCTGCGCATGCATGGCTTTGACGAGAATCCCCCTAGCGACATCCCGCCGGTCTAG
- the rnr gene encoding ribonuclease R, which translates to MKRKPDHGFPGRDAIVAFIRANPGKVGTREIAREFGLKNADRVELKRILRELADDGTIAKRGRKIHEPAALPPTVLADITGRDSDGELIAAPAEWDSDENGTAPKIRIEMPRRPKPGTTAGVGDRALLRVEVTDEQDGTPYRGRVIKVIDHGRTRILGIFRRNPDGGGRLIPVDKKQAGRELNIAKADSGGAEDGDLISVDLIRTRGYGLASARVKERLGSIASEKAISLIAINTHDIPQVFSSSALREAEEAKPATLQGREDWRDVPLVTIDPPDAKDHDDAVHAEVDPDPNNKGGFIVHVAIADVAYYVRPGSALDRDALQRGNSVYFPDRVVPMLPERISNDLCSLVPGEPRGALAVRMVIGADGRKRSHTFHRVLMRSAAKLNYAQAQAAIDGGPDDTTGPILDPVLKPLWSAYELVKLARNERDPLDLDLPERKILLKADGTVDRVIVPQRLDAHRLIEEFMILANVAAAEMLEKKALPLIYRVHDEPSQEKVHNLQEFLKTLDLPFTKQGALRPTQFNRVLAQVAGEDYEPLVNEVVLRSQAQAEYSAENYGHFGLNLRRYAHFTSPIRRYADLIVHRALIRALGLGEGALPTDETVETLAEIAAQISVTERRAMKAERETTDRLIAHFLADKVGASFQGRISGVTRSGLFVKLDDTGADGLIPIRTIGSEYFNYDETRHTLIGTRSGTMYRLGDVVDVRLVEAAPIAGALRFELLSDGQAIPRGRKRDSVRAERRAAGFGKGPKGSGKKAHKERKSRSKKDRKPAQQKSGKSKRGKSWK; encoded by the coding sequence GTGAAACGAAAACCCGACCATGGCTTTCCGGGCCGGGATGCCATCGTCGCCTTCATCCGCGCCAATCCAGGCAAGGTAGGCACCCGCGAGATCGCGCGCGAGTTCGGCCTGAAGAACGCCGACCGCGTCGAGCTGAAGCGGATCCTCCGCGAGCTCGCCGACGACGGCACGATTGCCAAACGCGGCCGCAAGATCCACGAGCCGGCGGCGCTGCCGCCGACCGTGCTGGCCGACATCACCGGCCGCGACAGCGACGGCGAGCTGATCGCCGCGCCCGCCGAGTGGGACTCGGACGAGAACGGCACCGCCCCGAAAATCCGCATCGAGATGCCGCGGCGACCGAAGCCCGGCACCACCGCCGGCGTCGGCGACCGCGCGCTGCTGCGCGTCGAAGTCACGGACGAGCAAGACGGCACGCCCTATCGCGGCCGCGTCATCAAGGTGATCGATCACGGGCGCACGCGGATCCTCGGCATCTTCCGCCGCAATCCCGATGGCGGCGGACGCCTGATCCCGGTCGACAAGAAGCAGGCCGGCCGCGAGCTCAACATCGCCAAGGCCGACAGCGGCGGCGCCGAGGACGGCGACCTGATCAGCGTCGACCTGATCCGCACCCGCGGCTATGGGCTGGCCTCCGCCCGCGTCAAGGAGCGGCTCGGCTCGATTGCCAGCGAAAAGGCGATCAGCCTGATCGCGATCAACACCCACGACATCCCGCAGGTGTTCTCGTCCTCTGCGCTGCGTGAAGCGGAAGAGGCAAAACCCGCGACCTTGCAGGGCCGCGAGGATTGGCGCGACGTGCCGCTCGTCACCATCGATCCGCCGGATGCCAAGGATCACGACGACGCGGTGCATGCGGAAGTCGATCCCGATCCGAACAACAAGGGCGGCTTCATCGTCCATGTCGCGATCGCCGACGTCGCCTACTATGTGCGGCCCGGTTCGGCGCTCGACCGCGACGCATTGCAGCGCGGCAACTCGGTCTATTTCCCTGATCGCGTCGTGCCGATGCTGCCCGAGCGCATCTCCAACGATCTCTGCTCGCTGGTGCCGGGCGAGCCGCGCGGCGCGCTCGCGGTGCGGATGGTGATCGGCGCCGACGGCCGCAAGCGCTCGCATACCTTCCACCGCGTGCTGATGCGCTCGGCCGCAAAGCTCAATTACGCGCAGGCGCAGGCCGCGATCGACGGCGGGCCCGATGACACGACGGGCCCTATCCTCGATCCGGTCCTCAAGCCGCTGTGGTCGGCCTACGAGCTGGTCAAGCTTGCACGCAACGAGCGCGACCCGCTCGATCTTGATCTGCCCGAGCGCAAGATCCTGCTGAAGGCCGACGGCACCGTCGATCGCGTGATCGTGCCGCAGCGGCTCGATGCGCACCGGCTGATCGAGGAGTTCATGATCCTCGCCAACGTCGCCGCGGCCGAGATGCTGGAGAAGAAGGCGCTGCCGCTGATCTACCGCGTGCACGACGAGCCGAGCCAGGAGAAGGTGCACAACCTGCAGGAATTCCTGAAGACGCTCGACCTGCCCTTCACCAAGCAGGGCGCGCTGCGTCCCACGCAATTCAACCGTGTGCTGGCGCAGGTTGCCGGCGAGGACTACGAACCGCTGGTCAACGAGGTGGTGCTGCGTTCGCAGGCGCAGGCCGAATACTCCGCCGAGAACTACGGCCATTTCGGCTTGAACCTGCGCCGCTACGCGCACTTCACCTCGCCGATCCGTCGCTATGCCGATCTGATCGTGCACCGCGCGCTGATCCGCGCGCTCGGGCTTGGCGAAGGCGCGTTGCCGACGGATGAGACCGTGGAGACGCTCGCCGAGATCGCCGCGCAGATTTCCGTCACCGAGCGCCGCGCGATGAAGGCGGAGCGCGAGACCACCGACCGACTGATCGCACATTTCCTTGCCGATAAGGTCGGCGCCTCGTTCCAGGGCCGCATTTCCGGCGTGACGCGATCCGGCCTGTTCGTGAAGCTCGACGACACCGGCGCCGACGGCCTGATCCCGATCCGCACCATCGGCAGCGAATATTTCAACTACGACGAAACCCGCCACACGCTGATCGGCACGCGCAGCGGCACCATGTATCGGCTGGGCGATGTCGTCGATGTACGTCTGGTGGAAGCCGCGCCGATAGCGGGCGCGCTGCGGTTTGAGTTATTATCCGATGGTCAGGCAATTCCGCGCGGCAGAAAACGCGACAGCGTAAGGGCCGAGCGCCGTGCCGCCGGATTTGGCAAGGGACCAAAAGGATCGGGCAAGAAGGCACACAAGGAGCGGAAATCGCGCAGCAAGAAGGATCGCAAGCCGGCGCAGCAGAAGTCCGGCAAATCGAAGCGAGGCAAGTCATGGAAGTGA